The following proteins are encoded in a genomic region of Myxococcales bacterium:
- the tssF gene encoding type VI secretion system baseplate subunit TssF, with protein MDPRLLRQYNRELQHVREMGGEFAAAFPKIAGRLGLDTFECSDPYVERLLEAFAFLAARVQLRIDSEFPRFTQHLLEMVYPHYLAPTPSMLVAEFGPNHGEGALVEGFRVPRGSSFRSRTTRDEPTPCRYLTGQDLTLWPLTLEEVEYSGFLGGLSGLPSSLIGKARAIVRLRLRTTGNVRFRDLKLDRLPVFIKGGGELGMRLYEQLMARVNAVIIAPPGRPPVWREILDDHPIEPVGFTDDEALLPYGTRSFQGYRLLQEYFAFPNRFLSFALSGLQPALRRADTSELDVHIVLNQRDDALEGVVDKSRMALFCVPAVNLFPHKADRIHLNDVDSEYHIVPDRTRPFDFEVHTVTDVLGFGASVTEKRRFLPLYAPLESREGSVEPAYFTLERQPRLLSERQRAQGPRSKYVGSEVFLSLVDGKEGPYKSDLKQLAVDVLCTNRDLPLHMPLGQGESDFILETGAPVSSVRCVAGPTPPRESHAHGDTAWRLISHLSFNYLSLTHADPTQGAGVLREFLRLYGDFADNSVKKQIEGVRGLSAEAITRRLPLAGPTVFGRGVEMRVTLDEAAFEGSGTFLLGQVLARFFARFVSVNSFTETVLSTPQRGEVNRWPVTLGLRPIL; from the coding sequence ATGGATCCCAGGCTCCTACGTCAATACAACCGCGAACTGCAGCATGTCCGCGAGATGGGGGGCGAGTTCGCCGCAGCCTTTCCAAAGATCGCGGGTCGCCTGGGTCTTGACACCTTCGAGTGTTCGGACCCCTATGTCGAACGCCTCCTCGAGGCCTTCGCCTTCCTGGCGGCCCGGGTTCAGCTGCGCATCGACTCGGAGTTTCCCCGGTTCACGCAGCATCTGCTCGAGATGGTGTACCCCCACTACCTCGCACCCACGCCATCGATGCTCGTGGCCGAGTTCGGTCCCAACCACGGGGAGGGCGCGCTCGTCGAAGGCTTCCGAGTCCCCCGCGGCTCGAGCTTCCGCAGCAGGACCACCCGCGACGAGCCCACGCCCTGCCGCTACCTCACTGGCCAGGACCTCACGCTGTGGCCCCTCACGCTCGAAGAGGTCGAGTACAGCGGCTTTCTCGGCGGCCTCTCCGGTCTGCCCTCATCGCTCATCGGAAAAGCAAGGGCGATCGTCCGCCTGCGCCTGCGCACCACAGGCAACGTCCGGTTCCGCGACCTCAAACTCGATCGGCTCCCCGTCTTCATCAAGGGCGGAGGAGAGCTCGGCATGCGGCTTTATGAGCAGCTCATGGCCCGGGTGAACGCCGTCATCATCGCCCCGCCCGGCCGTCCGCCCGTTTGGCGCGAGATCCTGGACGACCACCCCATCGAACCCGTCGGCTTCACGGACGACGAAGCCCTGCTTCCCTACGGCACCCGATCTTTTCAGGGCTACCGTCTCCTTCAGGAGTACTTCGCTTTCCCGAACCGTTTCCTTTCGTTTGCGCTCTCGGGCTTGCAGCCAGCTCTTCGCCGCGCCGACACGAGCGAGCTCGACGTTCACATCGTACTCAACCAGCGCGACGATGCCCTCGAAGGCGTGGTGGACAAGTCCCGCATGGCGCTCTTCTGCGTGCCGGCGGTGAACCTGTTTCCGCACAAAGCCGATCGCATTCACCTCAACGACGTCGACAGCGAATACCATATCGTCCCCGATCGCACGCGCCCCTTCGACTTCGAGGTTCACACCGTGACCGACGTCCTGGGTTTCGGGGCCAGCGTCACGGAAAAACGCCGCTTCCTGCCGCTCTACGCCCCCCTCGAGAGCCGCGAGGGGTCCGTCGAGCCCGCCTACTTCACCCTGGAGCGCCAACCCCGCTTGCTCTCGGAAAGGCAACGCGCGCAGGGGCCCCGCTCGAAGTACGTGGGCAGCGAGGTCTTTCTTTCGCTCGTGGACGGCAAGGAGGGCCCCTATAAATCCGATCTCAAGCAGTTGGCGGTCGATGTGCTCTGCACGAACCGCGACCTGCCCCTGCACATGCCGCTCGGCCAGGGCGAGTCCGACTTCATCTTGGAGACCGGCGCTCCGGTATCGTCCGTACGCTGCGTGGCCGGCCCGACCCCGCCGCGGGAATCCCACGCCCACGGCGATACGGCGTGGCGGCTCATCAGCCACCTGTCCTTCAACTACCTGTCCCTCACGCACGCCGATCCCACCCAGGGGGCCGGTGTGCTGCGCGAGTTCTTGCGCCTCTACGGTGACTTCGCCGACAACAGCGTCAAGAAGCAGATCGAAGGCGTACGAGGTCTGTCCGCCGAGGCGATCACCCGCAGGCTGCCCTTGGCAGGGCCCACCGTCTTCGGCCGGGGAGTCGAGATGCGCGTGACCCTCGACGAGGCCGCCTTCGAAGGCTCGGGCACCTTCTTGCTCGGACAAGTTTTGGCCCGCTTCTTCGCACGCTTCGTCTCCGTGAACTCCTTCACCGAAACCGTGCTTTCCACCCCTCAACGGGGCGAGGTGAACCGATGGCCGGTGACCCTGGGACTTCGACCGATTCTCTAG
- the tssG gene encoding type VI secretion system baseplate subunit TssG, giving the protein MAGDPGTSTDSLGFLDRLEREPSAFDFFQALRRIECQFRDKPRLGSAARPADEPLRIGQDPTLTFAASSLASFKPPQDGRPGRLSVLFQGFFGPNGPLPLHLTEYARDRLRNAGDPTFARFADVFHHRLLLLFYRAWAQARPVVAHDRPESDRFATYVGSLFGGVPVGAHAGHGLDHATKLFFAGHLSGQTKNPESLAALLRNALGVPAQIEEFVGEWVQLPAEARWRLGRSSQPGYLGQSATLGARAWMVQHKFRVVLGPLEPGAQRAFQPGGPLLTRVSQLVASYVGDEWRWDLKLKLKQAEATRLGQSGHLAWSAFLTQPGAADDNSLVLEPQRQASAGAHMGV; this is encoded by the coding sequence ATGGCCGGTGACCCTGGGACTTCGACCGATTCTCTAGGTTTTCTCGACCGGCTGGAGCGTGAGCCGAGCGCCTTCGATTTTTTCCAGGCACTCCGGCGGATCGAATGCCAGTTTCGCGACAAACCGCGCCTGGGCTCGGCGGCTCGTCCCGCGGACGAGCCCCTCCGCATCGGCCAAGATCCCACCTTGACCTTCGCAGCGTCCTCCCTGGCCAGCTTCAAGCCTCCCCAGGACGGGCGTCCCGGACGCCTCTCGGTGCTCTTTCAGGGCTTCTTCGGGCCGAACGGTCCTCTGCCGCTTCACCTCACCGAGTACGCTCGCGACCGCCTTCGTAACGCCGGCGACCCCACCTTCGCCCGGTTTGCCGACGTTTTCCATCATCGCCTGCTCCTGCTTTTCTACCGCGCTTGGGCGCAAGCCCGTCCCGTGGTGGCCCACGATCGCCCCGAGTCGGATCGCTTCGCCACCTACGTGGGATCGCTCTTTGGTGGCGTGCCCGTGGGCGCTCATGCGGGGCACGGCCTCGACCACGCAACGAAGCTCTTCTTTGCGGGGCACCTCTCCGGGCAAACGAAAAACCCCGAGAGCCTCGCCGCGCTCCTGCGCAACGCCCTCGGCGTGCCCGCCCAGATCGAAGAGTTCGTGGGCGAGTGGGTTCAGCTCCCTGCCGAGGCCCGGTGGCGTCTCGGACGCTCGTCGCAACCCGGCTACCTCGGACAGAGCGCCACCCTGGGGGCGCGGGCGTGGATGGTTCAGCACAAGTTCCGGGTCGTCTTGGGCCCGCTCGAGCCTGGCGCCCAGCGGGCGTTCCAGCCCGGCGGCCCGCTGCTCACCCGGGTCTCCCAGCTGGTCGCGAGCTACGTGGGGGACGAATGGCGATGGGATCTGAAACTCAAGCTCAAGCAAGCCGAAGCCACGCGCCTCGGTCAATCGGGTCACCTCGCCTGGTCTGCGTTCCTGACGCAGCCCGGAGCGGCTGATGACAACAGCTTGGTGCTCGAACCACAACGACAGGCTTCTGCGGGCGCGCACATGGGCGTATAA